From the Osmerus eperlanus chromosome 21, fOsmEpe2.1, whole genome shotgun sequence genome, one window contains:
- the LOC134007964 gene encoding tubulin alpha chain-like — MRECISMHVGQAGAQMGNACWELYCLEHGIQPDGQMPSDKTIGGGDDSFNTFFSETGAGKHVPRAVFVDLEPTVIDEVRTGTYRQLFHPEQLITGKEDAANNYARGHYTIGKEIIDLVLDRTRKLADQCTGLQGFLIFHSFGGGTGSGFTSLLMERLSVDYGKKSKLEFAVYPAPQVSTAVVEPYNSILTTHTTLEHSDCAFMVDNEAIYDICRRNLDIERPTYTNLNRLIGQIVSSITASLRFDGALNVDLTEFQTNLVPYPRIHFPLATYAPVISAEKAYHEQLSVADITNACFEPANQMVKCDPRHGKYMACCLLYRGDVVPKDVNSAIATIKTKRTIQFVDWCPTGFKVGINYQPPTVVPGGDLAKVQRAVCMLSNTTAIAEAWARLDHKFDLMYAKRAFVHWYVGEGMEEGEFSEAREDMAALEKDYEEVGTDSVGDEDEEGEEY, encoded by the exons ATG CGTGAGTGTATTTCCATGCATGTCGGCCAAGCCGGAGCCCAGATGGGAAATGCCTGCTGGGAGCTCTACTGTCTGGAGCATGGGATCCAGCCTGATGGTCAGATGCCCAGTGATAAGACCATTGGAGGAGGGGACGACTCCTTCAACACCTTCTTCAGTGAGACTGGAGCTGGCAAACATGTGCCTCGTGCCGTCTTTGTTGACCTGGAGCCCACTGTCATAG ATGAGGTGCGCACAGGAACCTACCGCCAGCTGTTCCATCCTGAGCAGCTGATCACAGGCAAAGAAGATGCTGCCAACAACTATGCCCGTGGACACTACACCATTGGCAAGGAGATCATCGATCTGGTACTTGATAGGACGCGCAAACTG GCTGACCAGTGCACTGGGCTTCAAGGTTTCCTCATCTTCCACTCCTTCGGTGGAGGCACTGGCTCTGGCTTCACCTCCCTGCTGATGGAGCGTCTCTCTGTTGACTATGGAAAGAAGTCGAAGCTTGAGTTTGCTGTTTACCCAGCTCCTCAGGTGTCCACTGCTGTGGTGGAGCCCTACAACTCCATCCTGACCACCCACACCACCCTGGAGCACTCTGACTGTGCCTTCATGGTAGATAATGAAGCCATCTATGACATCTGCCGTAGAAACCTGGACATTGAGCGTCCAACCTACACCAACCTCAACAGGCTCATCGGCCAGATTGtctcctccatcactgcctcccTGCGCTTCGATGGTGCTTTGAATGTAGATCTGACAGAGTTCCAGACCAACTTGGTGCCCTACCCTCGTATCCACTTCCCTCTGGCCACCTATGCTCCAGTCATCTCTGCTGAGAAGGCCTACCATGAGCAGCTGTCTGTTGCTGACATCACAAATGCCTGCTTCGAGCCCGCCAATCAGATGGTGAAGTGTGACCCCCGTCATGGCAAATACATGGCCTGCTGCCTGCTGTACCGTGGTGATGTGGTGCCCAAAGATGTCAACTCTGCCATCGCCACCATCAAGACCAAACGTACCATCCAGTTTGTGGACTGGTGTCCCACTGGCTTCAAGGTGGGCATCAACTACCAGCCCCCCACCGTGGTTCCTGGAGGAGACCTGGCCAAGGTGCAGAGGGCCGTGTGCATGCTGAGCAACACCACCGCCATCGCTGAGGCCTGGGCCAGGCTGGACCACAAGTTCGACCTGATGTACGCCAAGAGAGCCTTCGTGCACTGGTACGTGGGAGAgggcatggaggagggagagttctCTGAGGCCAGAGAAGACATGGCTGCTCTGGAGAAGGATTATGAAGAAGTGGGAACCGACAGCGTTGGAGATGAGgatgaagaaggagaggagtatTAA
- the LOC134007369 gene encoding tubulin alpha-1A chain-like, translating to MRECISIHVGQAGAQIGNACWELYCLEHGIQPDGQMPSDKTIGGGDDSFNTFFSETGAGKHVPRAVFVDLEPTVIDEVRTGTYRQLFHPEQLITGKEDAANNYARGHYTIGKEIIDLVLDRTRKLADQCTGLQGFLIFHSFGGGTGSGFTSLLMERLSVDYGKKSKLEFAIYPAPQVSTAVVEPYNSILTTHTTLEHSDCAFMVDNEAIYDICRRNLDIERPTYTNLNRLIGQIVSSITASLRFDGALNVDLTEFQTNLVPYPRIHFPLATYAPVISAEKAYHEQLSVAEITNACFEPANQMVKCDPRHGKYMACCLLYRGDVVPKDVNSAIATIKTKRTIQFVDWCPTGFKVGINYQPPTVVPGGDLAKVQRAVCMLSNTTAIAEAWARLDHKFDLMYAKRAFVHWYVGEGMEEGEFSEAREDMAALEKDYEEVGTDSVGDEGEEEGEEY from the exons ATG CGTGAATGCATCTCTATCCATGTTGGCCAAGCTGGGGCGCAGATTGGAAATGCCTGCTGGGAGCTCTACTGTCTGGAGCATGGGATCCAGCCTGACGGTCAGATGCCCAGTGATAAGACCATTGGAGGAGGGGACGACTCCTTCAACACCTTCTTCAGTGAGACTGGAGCTGGCAAACATGTGCCTCGTGCCGTCTTTGTTGACCTGGAGCCCACTGTCATAG ATGAGGTGCGCACAGGAACCTACCGCCAGCTGTTCCATCCTGAGCAGCTGATCACAGGCAAAGAAGATGCGGCCAACAACTATGCCCGTGGACACTACACCATTGGCAAGGAGATCATCGATCTGGTACTTGATAGGACGCGCAAACTG GCTGACCAGTGCACTGGGCTTCAAGGTTTCCTCATCTTCCACTCCTTCGGTGGAGGCACTGGCTCTGGCTTCACCTCCCTGCTGATGGAGCGTCTCTCTGTTGATTATGGAAAGAAGTCTAAGCTTGAGTTTGCCATCTATCCAGCCCCTCAGGTGTCCACTGCTGTGGTGGAGCCCTACAACTCCATCCTGACCACCCACACCACCCTGGAGCACTCTGACTGTGCCTTCATGGTAGATAATGAAGCCATCTATGACATCTGCCGTAGAAACCTGGACATTGAGCGTCCAACCTACACCAACCTCAACAGGCTCATCGGCCAGATTGtctcctccatcactgcctcccTGCGCTTCGATGGTGCTTTGAATGTAGATCTGACAGAGTTCCAGACCAACTTGGTGCCCTACCCTCGTATCCACTTCCCTCTGGCCACCTATGCTCCAGTCATCTCTGCTGAGAAGGCCTACCATGAGCAGCTGTCTGTTGCTGAGATCACCAATGCCTGCTTCGAGCCCGCCAACCAGATGGTGAAGTGTGACCCCCGTCATGGCAAATACATGGCCTGCTGCCTGCTGTACCGTGGTGACGTGGTGCCCAAAGATGTCAACTCTGCCATCGCCACCATCAAGACCAAACGTACCATCCAGTTTGTGGACTGGTGTCCCACTGGCTTCAAGGTGGGCATCAACTACCAGCCCCCCACCGTGGTTCCTGGAGGAGACCTGGCCAAGGTGCAGAGGGCCGTGTGCATGCTGAGCAACACCACCGCCATCGCTGAGGCCTGGGCCAGGCTGGACCACAAGTTCGACCTGATGTACGCCAAGAGAGCCTTCGTGCACTGGTACGTGGGAGAgggcatggaggagggagagttctCTGAGGCCAGAGAAGACATGGCTGCTCTGGAGAAGGATTATGAAGAAGTGGGAACCGACAGCGTTGGAGATGaaggcgaggaggagggagaggagtactAG
- the LOC134007368 gene encoding tubulin alpha-1A chain-like: MRECISVHVGQAGVQMGNACWELYCLEHGIQPDGQMPSDKTIGGGDDSFNTFFSETGAGKHVPRAVFVDLEPTVIDEVRTGTYRQLFHPEQLITGKEDAANNYARGHYTIGKEIIDLVLDRTRKLADQCTGLQGFLIFHSFGGGTGSGFTSLLMERLSVDYGKKSKLEFAIYPAPQVSTAVVEPYNSILTTHTTLEHSDCAFMVDNEAIYDICRRNLDIERPTYTNLNRLIGQIVSSITASLRFDGALNVDLTEFQTNLVPYPRIHFPLATYAPVISAEKAYHEQLSVAEITNACFEPANQMVKCDPRHGKYMACCLLYRGDVVPKDVNSAIATIKTKRTIQFVDWCPTGFKVGINYQPPTVVPGGDLAKVQRAVCMLSNTTAIAEAWARLDHKFDLMYAKRAFVHWYVGEGMEEGEFSEAREDMAALEKDYEEVGTDSVGDEGEEEGEEY, encoded by the exons ATG cgTGAGTGCATCTCTGTCCATGTTGGCCAAGCTGGAGTCCAGATGGGAAATGCCTGCTGGGAGCTCTACTGTCTGGAGCATGGGATCCAGCCTGATGGTCAGATGCCCAGTGATAAGACCATTGGAGGAGGGGACGACTCCTTCAACACCTTCTTCAGTGAGACTGGAGCTGGCAAACATGTGCCTCGTGCCGTCTTTGTTGACCTGGAGCCCACTGTCATAG ATGAGGTGCGCACAGGAACCTACCGCCAGCTGTTCCATCCTGAGCAGCTGATCACAGGCAAAGAAGATGCGGCCAACAACTATGCCCGTGGACACTACACCATTGGCAAGGAGATCATCGATCTGGTACTTGATAGGACGCGCAAACTG GCTGACCAGTGCACTGGGCTTCAAGGTTTCCTCATCTTCCACTCCTTCGGTGGAGGCACTGGCTCTGGCTTCACCTCCCTGCTGATGGAGCGTCTCTCTGTTGATTATGGAAAGAAGTCTAAGCTTGAGTTTGCCATCTATCCAGCCCCTCAGGTGTCCACTGCTGTGGTGGAGCCCTACAACTCCATCCTGACCACCCACACCACCCTGGAGCACTCTGACTGTGCCTTCATGGTAGATAATGAAGCCATCTATGACATCTGCCGTAGAAACCTGGACATTGAGCGTCCAACCTACACCAACCTCAACAGGCTCATCGGCCAGATTGtctcctccatcactgcctcccTGCGCTTCGATGGTGCTTTGAATGTAGATCTGACAGAGTTCCAGACCAACTTGGTGCCCTACCCTCGTATCCACTTCCCTCTGGCCACCTATGCTCCAGTCATCTCTGCTGAGAAGGCCTACCATGAGCAGCTGTCTGTTGCTGAGATCACCAATGCCTGCTTCGAGCCCGCCAACCAGATGGTGAAGTGTGACCCCCGTCATGGCAAATACATGGCCTGCTGCCTGCTGTACCGTGGTGACGTGGTGCCCAAAGATGTCAACTCTGCCATCGCCACCATCAAGACCAAACGTACCATCCAGTTTGTGGACTGGTGTCCCACTGGCTTCAAGGTGGGCATCAACTACCAGCCCCCCACCGTGGTTCCTGGAGGAGACCTGGCCAAGGTGCAGAGGGCCGTGTGCATGCTGAGCAACACCACCGCCATCGCTGAGGCCTGGGCCAGGCTGGACCACAAGTTCGACCTGATGTACGCCAAGAGAGCCTTCGTGCACTGGTACGTGGGAGAgggcatggaggagggagagttctCTGAGGCCAGAGAAGACATGGCTGCTCTGGAGAAGGATTATGAAGAAGTGGGAACCGACAGCGTTGGAGATGaaggcgaggaggagggagaggagtactAG